One Natrinema salaciae genomic region harbors:
- a CDS encoding ABC transporter permease, giving the protein MAVGESQLESDTESAAKEEEVEARVGWRYTVARIKRDTTARWGLYIVAFVLFVAIYAVVDSNLSLLTFGIASDYTFARLLPIFDHPTHIPPPGKGTQHMPPYFPLAEQSWNPLPAGGTLEHPLGTDHTGRDYFTRIVYGTQVSVFVGIVSTFIGLAGGTIIGAVAGYYGGRVDDILMRMVETVYAIPPLILIIVFTVFVGGANIWYAVLGVGIAFIPVFARIIRSRVLSVREMDYIEAARAAGVRDRDIIMRHVVPNSFAPVLVYATLQIGVTILIVAGLSFLGYGAQPPTPDWGQMLNIAHGYMHSNVWLSIWPGIAIMITIMGFNLFGDGLQDALDPRIDD; this is encoded by the coding sequence ATGGCAGTCGGCGAATCACAACTCGAGAGCGACACGGAATCGGCGGCCAAAGAGGAAGAGGTCGAGGCCCGCGTGGGCTGGCGATACACCGTCGCGCGGATCAAGCGAGACACGACGGCCCGCTGGGGACTGTACATCGTGGCGTTCGTGCTGTTCGTCGCGATCTACGCCGTCGTGGACAGCAACCTCTCGCTGCTCACGTTCGGGATCGCGTCGGATTACACGTTCGCGAGGCTGCTGCCGATCTTCGATCATCCGACGCACATTCCGCCGCCGGGCAAGGGAACGCAGCACATGCCGCCGTACTTCCCGCTGGCCGAACAGTCGTGGAACCCGCTGCCGGCGGGCGGGACGCTCGAGCATCCGCTGGGAACCGACCACACGGGGCGGGACTACTTCACGCGGATCGTCTACGGCACGCAGGTGTCGGTGTTCGTCGGGATCGTCTCGACGTTCATCGGGCTCGCCGGCGGAACGATCATCGGCGCCGTCGCCGGCTACTACGGCGGCAGAGTCGACGACATCCTGATGCGGATGGTCGAAACGGTGTACGCGATCCCGCCGCTGATCCTCATCATCGTCTTCACCGTCTTCGTCGGCGGTGCGAATATCTGGTACGCGGTGCTCGGCGTCGGGATCGCGTTCATCCCGGTGTTCGCCCGTATCATCCGAAGTCGGGTCCTCAGCGTCCGCGAGATGGACTACATCGAAGCCGCTCGAGCGGCCGGCGTGAGGGATCGCGACATCATCATGCGACACGTCGTGCCGAACAGCTTCGCGCCGGTGCTGGTGTACGCGACGCTCCAGATCGGCGTGACGATCCTCATCGTCGCCGGCCTCTCGTTCCTGGGCTACGGCGCACAGCCGCCGACGCCGGACTGGGGTCAGATGCTCAACATCGCACACGGCTACATGCACTCGAACGTCTGGCTCTCGATCTGGCCTGGAATCGCGATCATGATCACCATCATGGGCTTCAACCTGTTCGGCGACGGCCTGCAGGACGCCCTCGACCCCCGAATCGACGACTGA
- a CDS encoding DUF7556 family protein → MATNPHVMSSDDTIVGSIDTTAASDEYVIADISADGAWLSMQADDAPTLPAWR, encoded by the coding sequence ATGGCGACGAACCCCCACGTAATGTCGTCCGACGATACGATCGTCGGTTCAATCGACACGACGGCTGCGAGCGACGAGTACGTTATCGCGGACATCTCCGCGGACGGTGCCTGGCTTTCCATGCAGGCGGACGACGCACCGACGCTTCCGGCGTGGCGATAA
- a CDS encoding ABC transporter ATP-binding protein gives MSSEPLLRVENLKTQFFTEAGTVRAVDGISFDVREGEIVGLVGESGAGKSVASMSLLRLVENPGEIVAGEITYRGETIFGLEEGPDGELRERDDMLSNEEIRTRIRGNEIAVIFQDPMESLNPVFTVGGQLREFIELNRGLPEDEARREAIDMLREVGIPDPEERYEEYPHQFSGGMRQRVLIAMALACEPSLIIADEPTTALDVTVEGQILDLVDELQAKYGTSFIWVTHDLGVVAEICDRVNVMYLGEIVEQAPVDELFYDTKHPYTNALLNSIPRPDRTVTELEAIEGVMPEAINPPSGCRFHPRCPDAREVCKRIHPETKTVADAAGEPHRAACVKHDAFDVGYDESPPLEGRVTGEDGRAGDEADSELAANPAGDESGGEGSE, from the coding sequence ATGAGCTCCGAACCACTACTCCGCGTCGAGAACCTCAAGACCCAGTTCTTCACCGAAGCCGGTACAGTACGCGCCGTCGACGGTATCTCCTTCGACGTCCGCGAGGGCGAGATCGTCGGCCTCGTCGGCGAGAGCGGTGCCGGCAAGAGCGTCGCCTCGATGAGCCTGCTGCGCCTCGTCGAGAACCCCGGCGAGATCGTCGCCGGCGAAATAACCTACAGAGGCGAGACGATCTTCGGTCTCGAAGAGGGGCCGGACGGCGAGCTTCGAGAGCGCGACGACATGCTCTCGAACGAGGAGATACGAACGCGGATCCGGGGCAACGAGATCGCGGTGATCTTCCAGGATCCGATGGAGTCGCTCAATCCGGTTTTCACGGTCGGGGGACAGCTCCGCGAGTTCATCGAACTCAACCGCGGCCTCCCGGAGGACGAGGCGCGCCGGGAGGCGATCGACATGCTCCGGGAAGTCGGCATTCCGGACCCCGAAGAGCGCTACGAAGAGTACCCCCACCAGTTCTCCGGAGGGATGCGCCAGCGCGTGCTCATCGCGATGGCGCTGGCCTGCGAACCCAGCCTGATCATCGCCGACGAGCCGACGACGGCCCTGGACGTCACCGTGGAGGGCCAGATCCTCGATCTCGTCGACGAGTTACAGGCGAAGTACGGGACGAGCTTCATCTGGGTCACCCACGACCTGGGCGTCGTCGCCGAGATCTGCGACCGCGTGAACGTCATGTACCTCGGCGAGATCGTCGAGCAAGCGCCGGTGGACGAGCTGTTCTACGACACCAAACACCCCTACACGAACGCCCTGCTGAACTCGATCCCCCGGCCCGACCGCACGGTCACGGAGCTCGAGGCGATCGAGGGCGTAATGCCCGAGGCGATCAACCCGCCCTCGGGTTGTCGGTTCCACCCGCGCTGCCCCGACGCGCGCGAGGTGTGCAAGCGAATCCACCCCGAAACGAAGACCGTCGCCGACGCCGCCGGCGAACCCCATCGCGCGGCCTGCGTGAAACACGACGCCTTCGACGTCGGCTACGACGAGAGCCCGCCGCTCGAGGGCAGGGTAACCGGCGAGGACGGCCGAGCGGGCGACGAGGCGGACTCCGAACTCGCGGCGAACCCGGCCGGCGACGAGAGCGGAGGTGAGGGCAGTGAGTAG
- a CDS encoding ABC transporter ATP-binding protein codes for MSSGIRLDEESGYDRDGPLLELDGVTKHFAQESGLLAGMQFEPSQFPPVSVDRETVKAVDDVSLEIQPGETLGLVGESGCGKSTLGRTVLRLLEPTAGDIYFKGENLADLGGEKLRRTRSDMQMIFQDPQSSLDPRMKVGQIIEEPMRAHDMLDDEGREARAKDLLERVGLDPRHYNRHPHAFSGGQRQRINLARALSVDPDFVVCDEPVSALDVSIQAQVLNTMDRLQDEFGLTFLFIAHDLSVIRHISDRVAVMYLGQIVELAEKGELFENPQHPYTRALLESIPVPDPREDGLRGVLEGEVPSPVDPPSGCRFRTRCPRLIAPDAYDWTDEEWPRTRAFMRAVKRRTFEPMPAARIEAEFFDGTLPRGEAGSIVEDAIDLVATDGETDGTADKADRWEAATDLLLESFAEQSICARERPSYEVESQHGTERHYVGCHLHR; via the coding sequence GTGAGTAGCGGCATCCGGCTGGACGAGGAGAGCGGGTACGATCGGGACGGTCCGCTGCTCGAACTCGACGGGGTCACCAAGCACTTCGCACAGGAGTCGGGGCTCCTGGCGGGCATGCAGTTCGAGCCGAGCCAGTTCCCGCCGGTCAGCGTCGACCGGGAGACCGTGAAGGCGGTCGACGACGTCTCGCTCGAGATCCAACCCGGCGAGACGCTCGGACTCGTCGGGGAGTCCGGCTGTGGCAAGAGCACGCTCGGCCGGACGGTCCTGCGGCTGCTCGAGCCCACGGCCGGGGACATCTACTTCAAAGGGGAGAACCTGGCCGACCTCGGCGGCGAGAAACTGCGCCGGACGCGCTCGGACATGCAGATGATCTTCCAGGACCCCCAGTCCTCGCTCGATCCGCGGATGAAGGTCGGGCAGATCATCGAAGAGCCGATGCGGGCCCACGACATGCTCGACGACGAGGGACGGGAAGCGCGGGCGAAGGACCTCCTCGAGCGGGTCGGCCTCGATCCGCGCCACTACAACCGCCATCCTCACGCCTTCTCCGGCGGGCAGCGCCAGCGGATCAACCTCGCGCGGGCGCTGTCGGTCGACCCCGATTTCGTCGTCTGTGACGAGCCCGTCTCCGCGCTGGACGTCTCCATTCAGGCGCAGGTGCTGAACACGATGGACAGGCTGCAAGACGAGTTCGGTCTCACCTTCCTCTTCATCGCCCACGATCTCTCGGTGATCCGTCACATCAGCGACCGCGTGGCGGTGATGTACCTCGGCCAGATCGTCGAACTCGCCGAGAAGGGCGAACTGTTCGAGAACCCCCAGCACCCCTACACGCGGGCCCTGCTCGAGTCGATTCCCGTCCCCGACCCGCGGGAGGACGGCTTGCGCGGCGTGCTCGAGGGGGAGGTTCCGAGCCCGGTCGATCCTCCCTCGGGCTGCCGGTTCCGGACGCGGTGTCCGCGGCTGATCGCCCCCGACGCGTACGACTGGACTGACGAGGAGTGGCCGCGGACGCGGGCGTTCATGCGGGCGGTCAAACGGCGGACGTTCGAACCGATGCCAGCGGCGCGGATCGAAGCCGAGTTCTTCGACGGAACCCTCCCCCGCGGCGAGGCGGGGTCGATCGTCGAGGACGCGATCGATCTCGTCGCCACCGACGGCGAGACCGACGGCACCGCCGACAAAGCCGACCGCTGGGAGGCGGCGACCGACCTGTTGCTCGAGTCGTTCGCCGAACAGAGCATCTGTGCGCGCGAGCGGCCGTCCTACGAGGTGGAATCGCAGCACGGGACCGAGCGACACTACGTGGGCTGTCACCTGCACCGATAG
- a CDS encoding PPC domain-containing DNA-binding protein, whose protein sequence is MNYRAVESAGEYVARLETGADWRAEIESLADAVEADAAWFTAIGAVQDAELWFYDQDECEYYPIAFDEPLEVASCTGNVSRLDGERFAHTHAVLSDDEGTSYAGHLNEATVWAGEVHMRAFAEPLEREYDETTELDLWL, encoded by the coding sequence ATGAACTATCGAGCCGTCGAATCCGCGGGGGAGTACGTCGCCCGCCTCGAGACCGGAGCCGACTGGCGGGCCGAGATCGAGTCGCTCGCCGACGCGGTCGAGGCAGACGCCGCCTGGTTTACCGCGATCGGTGCGGTCCAGGACGCCGAACTCTGGTTCTACGATCAGGACGAGTGCGAGTACTATCCGATCGCGTTCGACGAGCCCCTCGAGGTCGCCAGCTGTACCGGGAACGTGTCGCGGCTGGACGGCGAACGGTTCGCGCACACCCACGCGGTCCTCTCGGACGACGAGGGGACTTCCTACGCCGGGCATCTGAACGAGGCGACCGTCTGGGCCGGCGAGGTCCACATGCGCGCCTTCGCGGAGCCTCTCGAGCGCGAGTACGACGAGACGACCGAGCTGGATCTCTGGCTCTAG
- a CDS encoding ABC transporter permease → MKLLKYTIYRLLQAIPVLIGISVITFLLANLGPGDPVSLMLQGQEHSEELVRAIERRYGLDRPLHERYVTYMAGLLRGDLGQSIHYQRPVAALMMDRIGPTLLLVLSAYAFALATAIPLGIVAADRRNEPTDHASRIAALVGVSTPSFWIGIVLILVFAVKLGWLPSSGLYYPWRPPSSYPGIDGHLELYYESARHLLLPMIALGTLQMATIMRVERTQMIESLQGEYVKLARAYGVPERTILRKHAFQVAQLPIITIVGLNLSTAIGGAVLTETVFNINGMGQLFVEAIQQNDYQLVMGVTMVLGTLFVVGVVITDISYAYVDPRVTYGERE, encoded by the coding sequence ATGAAACTACTCAAGTACACGATATACAGGCTCCTGCAAGCGATTCCCGTCCTGATCGGGATCTCCGTAATCACGTTCCTCCTCGCGAACCTGGGACCGGGCGACCCGGTCAGCCTCATGCTCCAGGGACAGGAACACAGCGAGGAACTCGTCAGAGCGATCGAGCGACGGTACGGGCTCGACAGGCCGTTACACGAACGGTACGTGACGTACATGGCCGGCCTTCTGCGGGGAGATCTCGGGCAGAGCATCCACTACCAGCGGCCGGTCGCCGCCCTGATGATGGATCGGATCGGGCCGACACTCCTGCTCGTCCTGTCGGCGTACGCGTTCGCGCTGGCGACGGCAATTCCGCTCGGGATCGTGGCCGCCGACCGCCGCAACGAACCGACCGATCACGCCTCGCGAATCGCCGCGCTCGTCGGCGTCAGCACCCCGTCGTTCTGGATCGGGATCGTCCTGATCCTCGTCTTCGCGGTCAAGCTCGGCTGGTTGCCCTCGAGCGGGCTCTACTACCCGTGGCGACCACCCAGCTCCTACCCGGGGATCGACGGCCACCTCGAGCTGTACTACGAGTCGGCCAGACACCTCTTGCTGCCCATGATCGCGCTGGGAACGCTCCAGATGGCGACGATCATGCGCGTCGAGCGCACGCAGATGATCGAGTCGCTGCAGGGCGAGTACGTCAAGCTGGCCCGCGCGTACGGCGTTCCCGAGCGGACGATCCTGCGAAAGCACGCCTTCCAGGTGGCCCAGCTCCCGATCATCACGATCGTCGGCCTCAACCTGTCGACGGCGATCGGGGGGGCGGTGTTGACCGAGACGGTGTTCAACATCAACGGGATGGGACAGCTGTTCGTCGAGGCGATCCAGCAGAACGACTACCAGCTCGTGATGGGCGTCACGATGGTGCTCGGCACGCTGTTCGTCGTGGGCGTCGTCATCACCGACATCTCGTACGCGTACGTCGATCCGCGAGTCACCTACGGTGAGAGGGAGTAA
- a CDS encoding ABC transporter substrate-binding protein, whose translation MVPNNSTVTRRRLLASGAAVSASVIAGCIGGSGGGNGETFHFTQEQAREEQFDPVVSNDAYSFQVIQLVFDGLYEYNEGLELQPKLAAGEPTVERDGTRYIFELVEGATFHNGDEVTAGDVAHSFTAPVEEETENASEYDMIESTEVIDDYQLQVDLGDDPYGPFELATMGVTVVPESVRTDDRDAFNTDPVGSGPFTFAELQENEYVEIERNDDYWGDLDPNLEQVRFEAHEDPAGRVSDIRASNTDVIAGIPNDDWDVLESEDGVTLHSAESPTFMYMAFNCNEGPTTTPEVRRGIAHAFSMQDFIESNGANVNSPMYSPIPPVVNEVWGFPQEEYQGLLPEYDPEQAQSLLDEHAPDDFSPTIITPEGIRAQLAERIATRMDEIGYGADVQVLDFATLVDTYTSGSADDYQMYLLGWTGGPDPDYYLYPLFHESQAGTNQGHYYDGSDGFHQAIADGRNSANQEERYDIYEPVIREIVEQLPALPAFTQDNTMASRDYVQDLQAHPEVTRNPDLVADHTNVSME comes from the coding sequence ATGGTGCCGAACAACTCGACCGTGACGCGGCGGCGACTCCTCGCCTCGGGGGCGGCCGTCTCCGCGTCAGTTATCGCAGGCTGTATCGGTGGGAGTGGTGGCGGTAACGGTGAAACGTTCCACTTCACGCAAGAACAAGCGCGCGAAGAGCAGTTCGATCCCGTCGTCTCGAACGACGCCTACAGTTTTCAGGTGATTCAGCTCGTCTTCGACGGGCTCTACGAGTACAACGAGGGCCTCGAGTTACAGCCCAAACTCGCGGCGGGCGAACCGACCGTCGAGCGCGACGGCACCCGGTACATTTTCGAGCTCGTGGAGGGTGCGACGTTCCACAACGGCGACGAAGTGACCGCCGGGGACGTCGCCCACTCCTTCACCGCACCGGTCGAAGAGGAGACGGAGAACGCCTCGGAGTACGACATGATCGAGAGCACCGAGGTCATCGACGACTACCAGCTGCAGGTCGATCTCGGCGACGATCCGTACGGCCCGTTCGAGCTCGCGACGATGGGCGTGACGGTCGTTCCCGAGAGCGTCCGGACCGACGACCGCGACGCGTTCAATACGGATCCGGTCGGGTCCGGACCGTTCACCTTCGCCGAACTCCAGGAGAACGAGTACGTCGAGATCGAGCGCAACGACGACTACTGGGGCGATCTGGATCCCAATCTCGAGCAGGTTCGGTTCGAGGCGCACGAGGACCCGGCCGGTCGCGTCTCCGACATCCGGGCGTCGAACACCGACGTCATCGCGGGCATTCCGAACGACGACTGGGACGTCCTCGAGAGCGAGGACGGCGTAACCCTCCACTCGGCCGAGAGTCCGACGTTCATGTACATGGCGTTCAACTGTAACGAGGGGCCGACGACCACTCCCGAGGTGCGGCGGGGAATCGCCCACGCGTTCTCGATGCAGGACTTCATCGAGTCCAACGGGGCGAACGTGAACTCGCCGATGTACAGTCCGATTCCGCCGGTCGTCAACGAGGTCTGGGGGTTCCCACAGGAGGAGTATCAGGGGCTGTTGCCGGAGTACGATCCCGAGCAGGCCCAGTCGCTGCTCGACGAGCACGCGCCCGACGACTTCTCGCCGACGATCATCACGCCGGAGGGGATCCGCGCGCAACTGGCCGAGCGGATCGCAACCCGCATGGACGAGATCGGCTACGGTGCGGACGTCCAGGTGCTGGACTTCGCGACGCTGGTCGACACGTACACCAGCGGGAGCGCCGACGACTACCAGATGTACCTGCTGGGCTGGACCGGCGGCCCCGACCCGGACTACTACCTCTACCCGCTCTTTCACGAGAGTCAGGCGGGGACGAATCAGGGCCACTACTACGACGGGAGCGACGGCTTCCACCAGGCCATCGCCGACGGGCGCAACTCGGCCAACCAGGAGGAACGCTACGACATCTACGAACCCGTCATTCGGGAGATCGTCGAACAGCTGCCCGCGCTGCCCGCGTTCACGCAGGACAACACGATGGCCTCGCGCGACTACGTCCAGGACCTGCAGGCCCACCCGGAGGTCACGCGGAACCCGGACCTGGTCGCCGACCACACGAACGTGTCGATGGAGTGA